A single region of the Nicotiana sylvestris chromosome 6, ASM39365v2, whole genome shotgun sequence genome encodes:
- the LOC104227282 gene encoding LOB domain-containing protein 16-like: MATGTGSPCGACKFLRRKCAVDCIFAPYFCTEEGPAKFAAIHKVFGASNVSKLLLHVPVADRCDAVVTIAYEAQARIKDPVYGCVANIFSLQQQVAYLQAQLMQVKAELAQSFINSSNPQWSNNNMESISGLMTSSFPANYYNYFKSSSSPQSSLESSDNCSDIGMNMQDMQSLDQLLYQTYTSRNIGF; the protein is encoded by the exons ATGGCAACTGGGACAGGATCACCTTGTGGTGCATGCAAATTTCTACGGCGAAAATGTGCTGTTGATTGTATTTTTGCACCTTATTTTTGTACAGAAGAAGGTCCTGCTAAATTTGCTGCAATTCACAAAGTGTTTGGAGCAAGTAATGTGTCTAAATTGTTGTTGCATGTTCCTGTTGCTGATCGTTGTGATGCTGTTGTCACCATTGCTTATGAAGCTCAAGCTAGGATCAAAGATCCTGTTTATGGTTGTGTTGCCAACATCTTCTCTTTACAACAGCAG GTAGCATATTTGCAGGCTCAACTAATGCAAGTGAAGGCTGAGCTAGCTCAAAGCTTTATCAATTCAAGTAATCCTCAATGGAGCAACAATAATATGGAGTCAATTAGTGGATTAATGACATCGTCCTTTCCAgctaattattataattattttaagTCCAGCTCATCACCACAAAGCTCATTGGAGTCTTCTGATAATTGCAGTGATATTGGGATGAATATGCAAGACATGCAAAGCCTAGACCAACTCTTGTATCAAACATATACTAGTAGGAATATTGGCTTTTAG